From a single Marinobacter sp. THAF197a genomic region:
- a CDS encoding outer membrane beta-barrel protein, whose amino-acid sequence MDSKQGAGMPHSRILAIGFLLVCSGAATTAQGNSEVTGGLDTRFTDNARKTSSGETSDMETRAYIRAGYRTDPGRCNADFTGTLGYSLWHDNSFDDEAFGEMDFIGDCELANRFYWDVSNNLREVNQDAAQSNTPDNRTRKNVFSTGPRYLLRVNDTNWLNLSARYENVEFSEPEESDSERYIGSVAWNHIVSQTLTAGVSTSYSRTEYDTDAEVDVKSARLTFSNVWATTRLSGAIGVSEIETRFGSTTQSSDGLIGELDLTRTITPSLDWYLRGARELTDRTSSFDIRFGEFEFNLRDSISVETTTLSTGINQRYSDRSSLTVDVYASQADYLESPEREDKSGLNARYSRPLTELASGYASIGYDYTKFQSDQADDRTLRLEAGTEYQATRDFNLVAKVGHERKVSDVPTREYDENWVLVGVEYRFR is encoded by the coding sequence ATGGATAGCAAGCAGGGCGCAGGGATGCCCCACAGCAGAATACTGGCGATCGGGTTTTTGCTGGTATGTTCCGGTGCTGCAACCACCGCCCAAGGTAATTCAGAGGTCACCGGGGGCCTGGACACCCGTTTCACCGATAATGCCCGCAAAACCAGTAGCGGAGAAACCAGCGATATGGAAACCCGGGCCTACATCAGAGCTGGCTATCGCACTGACCCCGGCCGCTGTAATGCAGACTTTACCGGTACTCTGGGCTATTCCCTGTGGCACGACAACTCCTTTGATGACGAAGCCTTTGGTGAGATGGACTTCATCGGTGATTGCGAACTGGCGAACCGTTTTTACTGGGATGTCAGCAACAACCTACGTGAAGTGAACCAGGACGCGGCCCAGAGCAACACCCCTGACAACCGAACTCGCAAAAACGTATTCAGCACCGGCCCCCGTTACCTTTTGCGCGTGAACGATACCAACTGGCTGAACTTGTCGGCCCGATATGAAAACGTAGAGTTCAGTGAGCCAGAAGAATCAGACAGCGAACGCTACATCGGCTCCGTGGCGTGGAACCACATCGTAAGCCAGACACTGACTGCCGGCGTGAGCACCTCCTACAGTCGGACCGAGTACGACACCGATGCAGAGGTTGATGTAAAGAGCGCCAGACTGACGTTTTCCAACGTATGGGCCACCACAAGATTGTCCGGTGCCATTGGGGTGAGCGAAATAGAAACCCGCTTTGGTTCAACCACCCAAAGCAGCGACGGCCTGATCGGCGAGTTGGACCTCACACGCACCATTACCCCAAGCCTGGATTGGTACCTGCGCGGTGCCCGGGAGCTAACCGACCGCACCTCCAGCTTTGACATCCGATTTGGCGAGTTCGAGTTCAACCTGCGTGACAGTATCTCGGTTGAAACGACAACGCTCTCTACCGGTATCAACCAGCGTTATTCAGACCGGTCATCGCTGACCGTTGATGTCTATGCCAGCCAGGCGGATTACCTGGAATCACCGGAACGTGAAGACAAGTCTGGGCTTAATGCCCGCTATTCCAGGCCGTTGACCGAACTGGCCAGCGGCTACGCCAGCATCGGCTATGACTACACCAAATTCCAGAGCGACCAGGCAGATGACCGCACACTTCGGCTGGAAGCCGGTACCGAGTACCAGGCCACTCGCGACTTTAATTTGGTGGCGAAAGTTGGGCACGAAAGAAAAGTAAGTGATGTGCCTACCCGGGAGTACGACGAGAACTGGGTGTTGGTTGGGGTGGAGTACCGGTTTCGGTAG
- a CDS encoding GtrA family protein translates to MLTNAEGIVNKLAAYGLAGIVGTLFHYLTLYIFVEFAGVGVLSATGIGFVVGAVINHELNRRYVFRGAGGRYAETAVRFFAIAVLGFCMNMLAMHLLHSLMHVYYLLAQLIATAGVFLVTFVLNKSWTFRT, encoded by the coding sequence ATGCTGACGAATGCTGAAGGAATAGTGAACAAGCTTGCCGCCTACGGGCTGGCGGGCATTGTTGGCACACTGTTTCACTATCTGACCCTGTATATCTTTGTGGAATTTGCTGGTGTCGGTGTTCTTTCCGCAACCGGTATTGGATTTGTGGTTGGCGCGGTAATCAACCACGAACTTAACCGGCGCTATGTATTCAGGGGCGCCGGTGGGCGATACGCCGAGACTGCTGTAAGGTTTTTCGCCATAGCGGTGCTTGGTTTTTGTATGAACATGCTGGCGATGCACCTATTGCATTCGCTGATGCATGTCTATTACTTGTTGGCGCAATTGATAGCGACAGCCGGGGTGTTCCTGGTTACTTTCGTTTTAAACAAGTCTTGGACGTTCAGGACATAG
- a CDS encoding glycosyltransferase family 2 protein, whose protein sequence is MDSLTVLVPVYNEEAVIDEFYRRTVAVCESLDRTQFEILFVDDGSSDESCDIISGLIAKDPRLSLLRLSRNFGKEAALTAGLDHVDADATVIIDADLQDPPELIPDMLALWKEGYDTVYGQRTERHGESFLKKLTASAFYRLMAHVGRFSIPRDTGDFRLLSRRAVNALRSLPESNRFMKGLFSWIGYPQIALKYSRDPRHAGETKFNYWKLWNFALDGITSFTTIPLKLASYIGVFLAFGSFVYGAYVIVKTLIWGDPVPGYPSLMTVILFIGGIQLMFLGVLGEYLGRMFDETKRRPLYLIQEHVRGPDFRGSVGAAEYARENVK, encoded by the coding sequence ATGGATTCTTTGACGGTACTGGTGCCGGTCTATAATGAGGAAGCTGTAATCGATGAGTTCTATCGTCGAACGGTGGCAGTGTGCGAAAGCCTCGACAGAACGCAGTTCGAGATCCTTTTTGTAGATGATGGAAGCTCTGACGAGTCATGCGACATTATCAGTGGATTGATTGCGAAGGATCCGCGCCTCTCATTGCTCCGACTTTCAAGGAACTTTGGAAAAGAAGCCGCGTTAACGGCGGGACTTGATCATGTGGATGCTGATGCCACTGTTATCATCGATGCAGACCTTCAGGACCCCCCGGAACTTATTCCGGACATGCTCGCTCTCTGGAAAGAAGGATACGACACTGTATATGGCCAGAGAACGGAGCGGCACGGCGAGTCTTTCCTTAAAAAGCTAACAGCCAGTGCTTTTTACCGTTTGATGGCCCACGTCGGACGATTCTCGATTCCTCGGGATACAGGAGATTTTCGCCTGCTAAGCCGGCGAGCGGTGAATGCGCTGCGGAGCCTGCCGGAGTCCAACCGCTTTATGAAAGGGCTATTCTCCTGGATTGGCTACCCTCAAATCGCGCTCAAGTATTCCCGTGATCCCCGCCATGCGGGAGAAACCAAATTCAATTACTGGAAGCTGTGGAACTTTGCACTTGATGGTATCACATCTTTCACCACAATCCCCTTGAAACTGGCGTCTTACATCGGGGTCTTTCTGGCCTTCGGCTCCTTTGTTTACGGCGCCTACGTTATTGTCAAAACCCTGATCTGGGGGGATCCGGTTCCCGGTTACCCGTCATTGATGACCGTGATTCTTTTCATTGGTGGTATCCAGCTCATGTTCCTAGGCGTACTGGGGGAATACCTCGGGCGAATGTTCGACGAGACCAAACGCCGCCCTCTTTATCTTATTCAGGAGCATGTTCGTGGTCCCGATTTCAGGGGCTCGGTTGGTGCGGCAGAGTATGCTAGGGAAAATGTCAAATGA